A segment of the Lycium barbarum isolate Lr01 chromosome 7, ASM1917538v2, whole genome shotgun sequence genome:
attttttttttttttcatatgtaTACATAGTTAGAGTTGAATTTGCTGAACTCGCCTTGAATCTGCTGATGAACCTTAAAGCTCTCTAATTTTTTAATTTGTTATTGTGGTTTTGATTACTTTATCATTTGTTGTTGACTGTTATCCTCCTTGTCTCTTGGGTTGCCAGTAATGTGGTCCTAGTAGAGACAATTTTAGGTATCATTTTCTTttagtataattttgttatatgTATTCACCGAGATGGGTCTCGATTATATATATAATGAgttccatatttatatttttattcgGGTAAAGTTGTCTATGTGTTCGTGATGCTTGTATTAGGTATGTTGTCTACATCACACCCTTTGAGGTGCGATCTTTATTCGAATCCTGTTAATGCGGAATACTTTGTACACTGGACTaccttttaaaaataaattatattctTATCACTCAACGTCTCAACCTGTTGCATTTCTGAAATCACGCGTTCAAAGTTTAATATTTGAATTTTTAGCGAGTTTCACATGTAGTTTTATAATTTCTCTCAAAAGTATTAGTTTCAGTTGAACTCATTACATCTATTCTTCATCTGCCTCTATGCAGATGACTTGATTTTTTTGTGGGTATAATACATAGTTCTCTGATTTTTGAACTTGtcatttattttttttgtgtgtgtctgTTTTAGTAGAGTATTCAGTTCCCCCAGTGAGTCATACAGATGAGGAATTGGGTATTCCACAGCAAAGACTTCTGAATTCCAGGGAAATGCAAGAAGCTCTTAGGATAGAGATTGAGAAGGAGATGAGGAGATGTCGAGAAATCGAATCGCAAATTAATAAGCAGGTCGGAGCCACGGTTTCACCACCCGCGCCGCCGTTTTTTGCGCCGCCACGAGACGACGAAATGTCTGTGGAGGAGATACTAGCAAGGGATTGTAAGGAGAAGAGACTGGTGGAGAAGGCTGCTGCTATTCGCCGCCGTCGGTACGGTGGCTAAGTGTTGCGTTAACAATGTTTGCcttaataacaacaacatacgTAGTTAATCTCACAGGTGGAGTCTATGCAGGGTAGCGTTTGCCCTAATGGTAAAATAGAATAAAACATCCGCTGTTTTATTCTGTGTGTGTCTTGTATTTGTTTTAATGTTGTAAAATACAACTAGTAATACTAGCTATCTTAAGCTATGTAATTTGGTTTTTACCCTATCAAATCTCTAAAAGAAAAACTATGATCTTTGTGTGCGAAACTTCAAACATTTAAACTTTGGTCTTTATTTAATGTtatagtttttttgtttttttttgtcacTGTGTTGTCGATATTTTTTCCATTTAACTTGTTTTTGATACTGCCTCGTTGAGTCGAGACTCTATGGAAACAACCTATctacccacaaaggtaggggtaaggtctgcatacatactaccctcccagaccccactagtaggattacattgggtatgttgttattgtagttttaatcttttttttatgtatttgaaaAGCTATCTACCCTCTGACTCAATTAACATATCTTATTATATTTAGtctgttttaaaaaatatattttatatttagtaagtttaaGTGGCAAAAGTTGAGGGACATGTGACATAGGCATATGTTCGAGCCCTAGAGGTTGCACCATGCGATCTAAGCTTGATATTTAAATGAAGAAGGATAGAGGAGCTTGACCCATTATTCCTTAGTTTTGAAAATCGCGGTTGGTCTGAAAGATTGGCTCGATTTCTCTATCATCAGAAAgtaaatatttaataaatttttaaTTCTAACTATTCCATTTTGCTCTTAATGACATTCCCTTATAGAATGACACCACGTGTTTAAAGTTAATAGTTTCATATAAAATGAGGTAAAAGGAGTAAATTTTGAGGCCAAGCCATTTTTTTATAAGTAGAGTGGTATTGATCCGATAAACCACAAATTTCGAGCAAAAGCGATGCTACTTacataatccaagtgtttaaaATTTTTACTACTGGCATTTTAGTATGTGATGTAAACACAGAGTTAAGCTTTTAGATGTTTGGAAAGCATTTTGTAAAGGTATGTCTCGCCCGTCCCACAAATTTTATATGTCTCGCCCGTCCCACAAATTTTATGTTCGACAAACTTATCTTATACCATCAGGGGTGCGGCAGGatgaatataattttttttgccTTTAATTAGAGTCTAGGGAGCAAGCCATGAGAATGAAGAAACTTCTGACAGAGAGTGTTCCCTCTTTAATAGGCTCTACAAGACATAGATATAAATCAATCGAGTCAATAAATTTGTTATAGGAAAAGAAGACAAATTTATTTTATTAGTAGTCTCATTTAGGTCGTTCAAAAGTAAATACGAAAATGTACACACATGATGGTTGTGTTCTGTATGAATGAAAACGTTTTCCacggaaaatattttcttgtgtttgatatataagcaaaaaatattatcctGAAAGCATTTGTATATAATTTAGACAAATATTATATGTGATACGAGTGGATGATGGATGTGGGGTGTTGGGCGTGAGGTGGGGGTGCAGGGTTGGGGttcgtgggggtgggggtggggttgggtggagGGTGGGGATGAAGATGATGTGAGTTCCAAGGTGAGAGGAGAAATCAATGTGAAAAAGTCACTTGTGAAACTTGTTTttctaaaagaaaatatttttcaaaattttgaccaatcaaacatgaaaaaattgaaaaacattttgcAGAAACTATTTTCCTCGCTACCGAACACACCTGATATTTCTTATTTTTAGGTTAACGTTGTTAGAACCCTTTAATTGAGATGACTTCAAATGATCCACACTTAAACCTAAGATTTCATAGCTAGGAGGTTCATTAACTCGGGATTAATGTTAAGCATCATTTTAGTCTCGTACAAATTCATGTGGCCTTTCTAGTACTACTTGGAATCAATAAGAAGTAACTCCTCGATCGTGTCTTTGAAATTGGGTCATCAAAGTCAAAGACAATAAATTGGCCAGGTATGTCGTTCACAAACATTGAATATAATAATGTACTAAGTTTTTAAGACAAAACAGTAATCTCTCCCTCGTGAATTACTCCcaccgttcacttttatttgttcattttttactttacACGCTCCTTAAaatttaataaatgaagtatgcATTTTACTACAATaatcatattaattggtgt
Coding sequences within it:
- the LOC132602071 gene encoding uncharacterized protein LOC132602071 isoform X2 codes for the protein MYRPNSSNQSFFNNQPIPEYSVPPVSHTDEELGIPQQRLLNSREMQEALRIEIEKEMRRCREIESQINKQVGATVSPPAPPFFAPPRDDEMSVEEILARDCKEKRLVEKAAAIRRRRYGG
- the LOC132602071 gene encoding uncharacterized protein LOC132602071 isoform X1 — protein: MYRPNSSNQSFFNNQPIPVEYSVPPVSHTDEELGIPQQRLLNSREMQEALRIEIEKEMRRCREIESQINKQVGATVSPPAPPFFAPPRDDEMSVEEILARDCKEKRLVEKAAAIRRRRYGG